The proteins below come from a single Tachypleus tridentatus isolate NWPU-2018 chromosome 13, ASM421037v1, whole genome shotgun sequence genomic window:
- the LOC143236262 gene encoding techylectin-5B-like — protein sequence MYNTVKILSILTFFVLTQADVRHQTACNTVGSLKGIVDSVTELVDLARERISTLEGNDIIFSLNNQDNMVLCVDFVLRDIIKHFNTASSTGKFLLIVRTKQKQKADVHHHTACNAVGSLKGIVDSVTELVDLAREKISTLEGCFHETFKSKLAIIFMEEKLLFLIQRRGDFGKPVENFYRSWVEYKNGFGNLTQEFWSGNGVIFSLTNQDSMVLRVDLEDFEGSRRYAEFEGFLVRSEIELYKMSYKTYKGDAGNSLAPHQNMMFSTKDKDNDKYSGSCAHNHKGGWWYNSCHRCNLNGLYYTEDKVDSTGITWYEWKSEHITLKTSEMKIRPAEFTFGK from the exons atgtacaataCTGTGAAGATATTAAGTATTTTGACTTTCTTCGTGTTGACCCAGGCTGATGTCCGTCATCAAACAGCGTGTAATACTGTTGGATCACTGAAAGGAATAGTGGACTCAGTTACAGAATTAGTAGATCTGGCTAGAGAGAGGATTTCTACTTtagaag GCAATGACATCATCTTCTCCTTGAACAATCAGGACAATATGGTGCTCTGTGTTGATTTCGTTCTTCgtgatattattaaacattttaacacggCGTCATCTACAGGAAAATTTCTGCTGATTGTacgaacaaaacagaaacaaaag GCTGATGTCCATCATCACACAGCTTGTAATGCTGTTGGTTCACTGAAAGGAATAGTGGACTCCGTTACAGAATTAGTAGATCTGGCTAGAGAGAAGATTTCTACTTtagaag GTTGTTTTCATGAGACATTTAAATCAAAGTTAGCCATTATTTTCATGGAAGAAAAACTACTTTTT CTAATTCAAAGAAGAGGAGATTTTGGAAAACCAGTCGAAAATTTTTACAGATCGTGGGTAGAATACAAAAACGGTTTTGGAAATTTAACCCAGGAGTTTTGGTCAG GAAATGGCGTTATCTTCTCGTTGACCAATCAGGACAGTATGGTGCTCCGTGTTGATCTGGAAGACTTCGAAGGAAGTCGACGATATGCAGAGTTTGAAGGGTTCTTGGTACGAAGTGAAATAGAACTCTATAAAATGAGCTACAAAACGTACAAGGGTGACGCGG GAAATTCTCTTGCTCCCCACCAAAATATGATGTTCAGTACCAAGGATAAAGACAACGATAAATACAGCGGAAGTTGTGCTCATAATCACAAAGGCGGATGGTGGTATAATTCATGTCATCGTTGTAACTTAAATGGTTTGTATTACACAGAAGATAAGGTAGATTCTACCGGTATTACCTGGTATGAGTGGAAAAGTGAACATATTACACTGAAGACAAGCGAGATGAAAATAAGACCCGCGGAGTTTacttttggtaaataa